Proteins encoded by one window of Deltaproteobacteria bacterium:
- a CDS encoding bifunctional molybdenum cofactor biosynthesis protein MoaC/MoaB, whose amino-acid sequence MSTPIHHYNMIDIANKTASKRTAIAQGIISMDDHAFRCIETNSLPKGNVLALAEVAGITAAKNASSTILLCHPLPLDYVRVSFALNSSDCSILAICEASAIAKTGVEMEALAGVSGALLAIYDLTKGVCPDLNISDVRLNIKKGGKSGTWTHPKYTAPDNSCALTVKSDTELPSCNLQGISAAVLTISDSVSQGTAIDKSGEILNSFLNGSKATVVAKSTVADEPKQILDFIDNCTTIKAADLILTTGGTGISSRDITPETIAQTCNRLIPGIGELLRQSGQKYSKYSHISRSVAGLKGKTLIISLPGSPSAVTEALYELINILPHSLRMARDNTKHDKNSQE is encoded by the coding sequence AGATATTGCCAATAAAACGGCCTCTAAGCGAACGGCCATTGCGCAGGGCATTATCAGCATGGATGACCACGCATTTCGATGTATAGAGACGAATTCTCTTCCAAAAGGAAACGTTTTAGCTTTGGCAGAAGTTGCAGGCATCACTGCTGCAAAAAATGCCTCTTCTACTATATTGCTTTGCCATCCACTACCACTCGATTATGTGCGAGTTTCTTTTGCGCTAAATTCATCAGATTGCTCCATCCTCGCAATATGCGAAGCTAGCGCCATTGCTAAAACTGGCGTAGAAATGGAAGCGCTAGCTGGAGTGAGCGGTGCTCTTTTAGCTATATACGATCTCACTAAAGGAGTTTGCCCAGACCTTAATATTTCAGACGTTAGGCTAAATATTAAAAAGGGAGGAAAAAGCGGCACATGGACGCATCCAAAATACACTGCTCCCGACAATTCATGTGCCTTAACCGTTAAAAGCGATACAGAACTTCCTAGCTGTAATTTACAAGGCATATCAGCAGCAGTTCTTACAATTAGCGATAGCGTATCTCAGGGCACGGCAATCGATAAATCGGGCGAAATCTTAAACTCATTTCTTAACGGCTCAAAGGCCACAGTTGTGGCGAAATCAACAGTTGCCGATGAACCAAAGCAGATACTAGATTTTATCGACAACTGCACGACGATAAAAGCTGCGGACTTGATTTTAACTACCGGAGGCACCGGCATAAGTTCACGAGACATCACGCCAGAAACTATCGCTCAAACTTGCAATAGACTTATTCCAGGCATAGGCGAACTTCTGCGCCAAAGCGGACAGAAATATTCCAAGTACTCTCACATAAGCCGTTCCGTGGCCGGTCTTAAGGGAAAAACATTAATTATTTCCCTTCCAGGAAGCCCCTCAGCCGTAACAGAAGCACTCTACGAACTAATCAACATTCTTCCCCATTCACTGCGCATGGCTAGAGATAACACCAAGCATGACAAAAACAGCCAGGAGTAG
- a CDS encoding molybdopterin molybdotransferase MoeA, whose translation MLSYEESLKLVLEQTVQPMPVEYVDIDDAAYRVAACDIVSPISNPAFNNAAMDGFAISVSEATRGTSSIAHPMEFVSEGIITAGMASIDARPLAENEHELPTACEIMTGAIVPENFNAVVRIEDVEVSRDAVGRATRIKLKRQVSPLENIRMRGDDFFENTTLIKEGTVLEPQHLMAAAACGIRTLSVKKIPTLSCFCTGDELIRPSCQEPAKLPAGKIFSSNDTFLKNVFGKLASVSFHQDASDDPKALVTAFRSILDTAPDIVITTGAVSMGTKDFVPTALKEIEASIIFHKVAIRPAKPMLMAVKDLPAGKRSVFFCLPGNPISAVVACRFFVLPYLFALLGIPAEIPIKARLASPLKKPENLRCFYFGSFAEDANLRREIRVSPSQKSFMLLPFLKSNAWVILNEQRSNLEQGEEVDCLPLYPRWSSIIQ comes from the coding sequence ATGTTATCATACGAAGAATCGCTAAAATTAGTCCTTGAACAGACAGTGCAACCAATGCCTGTCGAATATGTCGATATTGACGACGCTGCTTATCGCGTTGCGGCCTGCGATATCGTTAGCCCAATTAGCAACCCAGCCTTTAACAATGCCGCCATGGACGGCTTTGCCATTAGCGTAAGCGAAGCAACGCGCGGTACTTCCAGTATCGCCCACCCAATGGAATTCGTTTCAGAAGGCATTATTACCGCCGGCATGGCTAGTATTGATGCACGGCCATTAGCAGAAAATGAGCATGAGCTGCCTACTGCCTGCGAAATCATGACCGGCGCAATTGTTCCAGAAAACTTTAATGCCGTTGTGCGAATTGAGGATGTGGAAGTTAGCCGCGATGCGGTTGGCCGGGCAACTAGAATTAAACTTAAACGGCAAGTGTCTCCTCTAGAAAACATTCGCATGAGAGGTGACGACTTTTTTGAAAACACAACGCTAATTAAAGAGGGCACAGTTCTCGAGCCACAGCATTTAATGGCTGCCGCTGCCTGCGGAATTAGGACTTTATCTGTCAAAAAAATTCCAACACTTAGTTGCTTTTGCACAGGGGACGAGCTCATTCGGCCAAGCTGCCAGGAACCTGCCAAACTGCCAGCTGGAAAAATATTTAGCTCCAATGACACATTTTTAAAAAATGTTTTTGGCAAACTTGCTTCAGTCTCTTTTCACCAAGATGCGAGCGACGATCCAAAAGCTTTAGTCACTGCCTTTAGATCAATTCTTGACACTGCGCCAGATATTGTCATCACCACGGGCGCAGTATCTATGGGGACTAAGGATTTTGTGCCTACGGCACTTAAAGAAATAGAAGCTTCAATTATCTTTCACAAAGTGGCCATTAGACCGGCAAAGCCGATGCTAATGGCGGTAAAAGATTTGCCTGCTGGTAAGCGAAGTGTGTTTTTTTGCCTACCGGGAAACCCCATAAGCGCCGTGGTGGCTTGTCGATTCTTTGTTTTGCCGTATTTGTTTGCACTTCTGGGCATTCCGGCGGAAATTCCGATTAAAGCACGACTAGCAAGTCCCTTAAAAAAACCAGAAAACTTGCGCTGCTTTTATTTTGGCTCTTTTGCAGAAGATGCAAACCTTAGGCGCGAAATTCGAGTTTCGCCCTCACAAAAATCTTTTATGCTGCTTCCCTTTTTAAAATCCAATGCTTGGGTTATTCTCAATGAACAGCGCTCTAACCTCGAGCAAGGAGAGGAAGTGGATTGCTTGCCACTTTATCCAAGATGGAGCTCAATAATTCAGTAA